A single region of the Lysinibacillus sp. B2A1 genome encodes:
- a CDS encoding CYTH domain-containing protein: protein MTQQLEIEFKNLLTKQQYEHLLQEFSIQENAIHRQTNHYFDTPSQAIKKRQSGLRIRQIDNYYECTLKEKSAEHTHIETTDVLTAEQAQQMLEGQGFYAQEVAKKLALYHIPLNELAVFGSLTTDRVEIPYKDGLLVFDHSFYLQCDDYEVEYESKDATKGNVIFNDFLQQYHIEKKVTEKKIARFMKALQTEDNNMDS from the coding sequence ATGACACAACAACTTGAAATTGAATTTAAAAACCTTTTGACGAAACAACAATACGAGCATTTACTGCAAGAATTTAGCATTCAAGAAAATGCTATTCATCGTCAAACAAATCATTATTTCGACACACCTTCTCAAGCGATAAAAAAAAGACAAAGCGGGCTACGAATTAGACAAATTGACAATTATTATGAATGTACGTTAAAAGAAAAAAGTGCAGAGCACACACACATAGAAACGACTGATGTATTAACTGCTGAGCAGGCTCAACAAATGTTAGAAGGTCAAGGCTTTTATGCACAGGAAGTTGCAAAAAAACTAGCTCTATATCATATTCCTCTTAATGAACTAGCCGTTTTTGGATCACTGACAACTGATCGTGTTGAAATACCATATAAAGATGGACTTCTAGTTTTTGATCATTCTTTCTATTTGCAGTGTGACGATTATGAGGTAGAATATGAATCAAAAGATGCAACAAAAGGAAATGTGATTTTCAACGATTTTTTGCAGCAATATCATATCGAAAAAAAAGTTACAGAAAAGAAAATCGCACGCTTTATGAAGGCTTTACAAACAGAAGATAATAATATGGATAGCTAA
- a CDS encoding GTP pyrophosphokinase, with product MGQWEIFLSPYKQAVDELKVKLKGMRSQFGIVNANSPIEFVTGRVKPLASIYDKTLEKGLAFEPSKQLGDELGDIAGLRIMCQFVDDISTVTELIRQRKDMRVVEERDYITHNKPSGYRSYHMIVEYPVETIQGKKVVLAEIQIRTLAMNFWASIEHSLNYKYKGMFPEEIKNRLQSAAEAAFRLDEEMSSIRSEIQEAQAYFSEYKEASNPNLLSEKERDTQ from the coding sequence ATGGGACAATGGGAAATATTTTTAAGTCCTTACAAACAAGCAGTAGATGAATTAAAAGTGAAGTTAAAGGGTATGCGTTCACAGTTTGGCATTGTTAATGCAAATTCACCAATTGAATTTGTCACTGGACGTGTAAAGCCTTTAGCTAGTATATATGATAAAACATTAGAAAAAGGACTAGCCTTTGAGCCCTCTAAACAATTAGGCGATGAGCTAGGTGATATCGCTGGCCTTCGAATCATGTGTCAATTTGTGGATGATATTTCGACAGTGACGGAACTTATACGACAACGTAAAGATATGCGTGTAGTAGAAGAACGTGATTATATTACACATAATAAACCGAGTGGATATCGTTCCTATCATATGATTGTGGAGTATCCTGTAGAGACGATTCAGGGGAAAAAGGTAGTTTTGGCTGAAATTCAAATTAGAACACTAGCCATGAATTTCTGGGCATCTATTGAGCATTCATTAAATTATAAATACAAAGGCATGTTCCCAGAGGAAATAAAAAATCGTCTTCAAAGTGCTGCAGAGGCTGCTTTCCGTCTGGATGAGGAAATGTCATCTATCCGCAGTGAGATTCAGGAAGCACAGGCTTACTTTAGTGAATACAAAGAAGCATCGAATCCTAATTTACTATCAGAGAAGGAGCGTGACACACAATGA
- a CDS encoding NAD kinase, whose translation MKFSIQSRRDAQSNELMELAKTYLQDFGLTYDEESPEIVVSIGGDGTLLHAFHRYSHLLDQVAFVGIHTGHLGFYADWKPSELEKLVLSIAKKDFNVVEYPLLEVKVEHHNAESNTYLALNEATVKSPDVTLVMDVELNGNQFERFRGDGLCVSTPSGSTAYNKALGGAIIHPTLAALQITEIASINNRVFRTVGSPLILPAHHHCILRPVNDQNFNMTVDHLQVTQGDVKSIAFNVANERVRFARFRPFPFWERVHESFVANE comes from the coding sequence ATGAAATTTTCCATTCAATCACGTAGAGATGCACAATCGAACGAATTAATGGAGCTAGCCAAAACATATTTACAGGATTTTGGCCTAACTTATGATGAGGAATCACCAGAAATTGTTGTTTCTATAGGCGGAGACGGTACATTATTACATGCTTTCCACCGCTATTCACATTTATTAGATCAAGTTGCATTTGTGGGTATCCATACAGGGCATTTAGGTTTTTATGCAGACTGGAAGCCATCTGAATTAGAAAAGCTTGTTCTCTCTATTGCAAAAAAGGATTTTAATGTAGTGGAGTATCCTCTATTAGAAGTAAAAGTAGAGCATCATAATGCCGAATCAAACACATATTTAGCATTGAATGAAGCAACAGTAAAATCACCTGATGTTACACTAGTGATGGATGTAGAGTTAAATGGTAATCAATTTGAGCGTTTCCGTGGAGATGGTCTTTGTGTGTCAACACCTTCTGGTAGTACTGCCTATAATAAAGCCCTTGGAGGAGCTATTATCCATCCAACTTTAGCAGCGCTTCAAATCACTGAAATTGCATCCATTAATAATCGTGTTTTCCGTACAGTTGGTTCACCATTAATACTGCCAGCACATCATCACTGTATATTACGTCCTGTGAATGATCAAAACTTTAATATGACAGTAGATCATTTACAAGTCACACAAGGCGATGTGAAGTCAATAGCCTTTAATGTAGCAAATGAACGTGTACGTTTTGCCCGTTTCCGTCCATTCCCATTCTGGGAGCGAGTACATGAATCCTTTGTCGCAAATGAATAA
- a CDS encoding RNA pseudouridine synthase translates to MNPLSQMNKMDTRFTLRFIAEKEGQILRDALQEWRISKRALTAIKFEGGLLTVNNVECNVRHILHIGDQVEVKFPPEEKSEGLAVEYGNLSIVYEDDAILVLNKPAFQSTIPSREHPSNSIANLVCGHFQQQGLASTAHIVTRLDRDTSGLLCIAKHAHIHHLTGLAQRNREISRQYEAIVHGHVGQDRQSIIAPIGRKDTSIIEREVREDGQFAHTDVTVLQRFSFENKPMTHIRLKLHTGRTHQIRVHMAYLGHPLIGDELYGGSREPLNRQALHCVSLAMLHPLTGEILHFTSALKEDMQRLIHDSLA, encoded by the coding sequence ATGAATCCTTTGTCGCAAATGAATAAGATGGATACAAGATTTACGCTGCGTTTTATTGCAGAAAAGGAAGGTCAAATATTGCGGGATGCCTTACAAGAGTGGCGTATTTCAAAGAGAGCATTAACAGCCATTAAATTTGAAGGCGGCCTATTAACAGTCAATAATGTGGAATGCAATGTCAGACATATCCTGCACATTGGCGATCAGGTTGAGGTAAAGTTTCCACCTGAAGAGAAAAGTGAAGGTCTTGCTGTTGAATATGGTAATCTTTCCATTGTTTATGAAGATGATGCTATTTTAGTACTCAATAAACCAGCATTTCAAAGTACGATTCCTTCAAGGGAGCATCCTTCTAACAGCATAGCCAATCTAGTATGCGGTCACTTTCAACAACAAGGTCTAGCATCTACTGCTCATATTGTGACGAGGCTTGATCGTGACACTTCTGGGTTGCTATGCATTGCTAAACATGCTCATATTCATCACTTAACAGGACTTGCACAGCGCAATAGAGAAATTTCACGACAATATGAAGCAATTGTGCATGGACATGTTGGTCAAGATAGACAATCCATTATCGCACCTATTGGACGGAAGGATACAAGTATTATTGAACGCGAGGTTCGTGAGGATGGTCAATTTGCCCATACGGATGTGACCGTTTTACAGCGTTTTAGTTTTGAAAATAAGCCTATGACTCATATAAGATTAAAGCTTCATACAGGTCGTACACATCAAATAAGGGTGCATATGGCGTATTTAGGACATCCACTTATTGGTGACGAACTTTATGGTGGTAGTCGAGAACCGTTAAATAGACAAGCCCTGCATTGTGTCTCCTTAGCTATGCTTCACCCGTTGACAGGAGAAATTCTCCATTTTACAAGTGCATTAAAAGAAGATATGCAGCGATTAATTCATGACTCCTTGGCTTAA
- the mgtE gene encoding magnesium transporter, protein MIEERNEKDDVQFDEAHLREMLEAHDIDAFREEFLELHPYDQATFYEKVEPDIRKIIYSFLAPTEMADIFEAIDIDDDEYTAYLAEMEPSYGAEMLSHMYADDAADVLNELDTEQRESYLGMMDEETAEEINELLSYDEYTAGSIMTTEYVAIPENSTVRSAMAILRKEAPDAETIYYIFVVDEAHRLTGVISLRDLIIADEDTLIRSIMNERVVMVHAEDDQEEVAQIMKDYNFLATPVIDDKGELLGIITVDDIIDVIDEEASEDYSKLAGISDMDKFDTTSLQAAKKRLPWLVILLFLGMLTANLMGQFEATLEKVALLAVFIPLISGTSGNSGTQALAVAIRGIATGDVEEHSKLKLLAREAGTGLMSGVVCGVIVIGIIYIWKQELLLGMLVGAALCGSILVATLAGSFIPLLMHRLKIDPAVASGPFITTLNDITSILIYLGLATVLLSQIG, encoded by the coding sequence ATGATAGAGGAAAGAAATGAAAAGGATGATGTGCAATTCGACGAAGCACATTTACGGGAAATGCTGGAAGCGCATGATATTGACGCATTCCGTGAAGAGTTTTTAGAGCTTCATCCATATGATCAGGCAACGTTTTATGAGAAGGTGGAACCTGATATAAGGAAGATCATCTATTCATTCTTGGCTCCGACTGAAATGGCTGATATTTTTGAGGCAATTGATATAGATGATGATGAATATACAGCATATCTAGCTGAGATGGAACCTTCTTATGGTGCTGAAATGCTTTCGCATATGTATGCAGATGATGCAGCGGATGTATTAAATGAATTAGATACAGAGCAACGTGAAAGCTATTTAGGCATGATGGATGAGGAAACGGCTGAAGAAATTAATGAGCTTCTTAGCTATGATGAATATACAGCCGGTTCAATCATGACAACAGAGTATGTAGCAATTCCAGAAAATTCGACAGTTCGTTCAGCTATGGCCATCTTACGGAAAGAGGCGCCAGATGCAGAGACTATTTATTATATTTTTGTTGTTGATGAGGCACATCGCTTAACAGGTGTTATTTCTCTTCGTGACTTAATTATTGCTGACGAGGATACGCTAATACGTTCTATTATGAATGAACGTGTCGTGATGGTGCATGCGGAAGATGACCAAGAAGAGGTTGCTCAAATTATGAAGGATTATAATTTCTTAGCAACGCCAGTTATTGATGATAAGGGAGAATTACTTGGCATTATTACAGTCGATGATATTATTGATGTTATTGATGAAGAAGCATCAGAAGATTACTCGAAATTAGCGGGTATTTCCGATATGGATAAATTCGATACGACTTCCTTACAAGCTGCAAAGAAACGCTTGCCATGGCTAGTGATACTACTATTTTTAGGGATGCTTACAGCAAATTTAATGGGGCAATTTGAGGCAACTTTAGAAAAGGTTGCGTTACTTGCTGTGTTTATCCCTCTTATTTCAGGTACTTCTGGAAATAGTGGAACACAGGCTTTAGCAGTAGCAATACGAGGAATTGCTACAGGTGATGTAGAAGAACATAGCAAGCTAAAATTATTAGCACGTGAAGCAGGCACAGGTCTAATGTCTGGAGTAGTATGCGGAGTGATTGTTATTGGCATTATCTATATTTGGAAGCAAGAGCTCTTATTAGGAATGTTGGTAGGGGCAGCATTATGTGGTTCTATTTTAGTTGCAACACTTGCAGGCTCTTTTATCCCACTTCTTATGCATCGCTTAAAAATTGATCCAGCGGTTGCATCAGGTCCTTTTATTACAACATTAAATGATATTACAAGTATTTTAATTTACTTAGGTTTGGCAACAGTATTATTAAGTCAAATAGGCTAA
- a CDS encoding spore coat protein CotZ, whose protein sequence is MGCGKPTNPIGPIQSAGCVCDVVRAILDIQNQAVREECQPCTANCFLEPLGGIVSPARSHADTRVFMLITKDGTPFKAFFNSPTADPCICTSVFFRVEDMFDECCATLRVLEPLCSFDSSETTVDLLSRDGCCVNMKKICKVDDWNSTESCITVDLSCFCAVQCIADVDLGICD, encoded by the coding sequence ATGGGTTGTGGTAAGCCAACAAATCCTATTGGACCAATCCAATCAGCAGGCTGCGTTTGTGACGTAGTTCGCGCTATATTAGATATTCAAAATCAAGCGGTGAGAGAAGAGTGTCAACCATGTACAGCTAACTGCTTCTTAGAACCACTTGGAGGCATTGTAAGTCCTGCACGTTCTCACGCAGATACACGTGTATTTATGTTAATCACAAAAGATGGTACTCCATTTAAAGCATTCTTTAATTCTCCAACAGCAGATCCATGTATTTGTACATCTGTCTTCTTCCGTGTAGAAGATATGTTTGATGAGTGCTGTGCTACTTTACGTGTGTTAGAGCCTTTATGTTCCTTTGACTCTAGCGAAACTACAGTAGATTTATTAAGCCGCGATGGTTGCTGTGTCAACATGAAAAAAATCTGTAAAGTAGATGATTGGAATTCTACTGAGAGCTGTATCACTGTAGATTTATCTTGCTTCTGCGCAGTACAATGTATTGCCGATGTTGACTTAGGGATATGTGACTAA